The following is a genomic window from Methanococcoides sp. AM1.
TTGTCAGTGAAACATTACTGGAAGCTGTGAAAAGTGCTCACCTTGATATCGAAACAGACATCAGCTTCGTTGTGCGCTCAACAGGAGTTGTTGCCGGATTCGATGCACCCGAGGAAGTAGGAGAGTTCATCAAAGCCCTTGCAGATGGCTGCTTGATCGCAGGCGTACCACCAAAGCACATGACACCCCCTATGAGTGTGGATAACCTCCCGGAAAAGTTCCAGAAACACAGTAAGCTGGACAAAGTGTTCTTCGACGGAGCTGTTGCCAGTGTGCTACCACCTACCGGTGCCACCGGTGTTGAGATCGTTGCCAATGAGATGGAGGGGGAACTCGCTACCGCAGGTATCAAGGAAGGTGCCAAATGGGTGGATGTGGACTTCCGCAACCCATGTATGTCCATGGACTTTGGAACGACCCTTGATGGCAGGATAATCAGTCCTGACAAACCCTATGCAAAGACCATCGGTAACTTCTGCGGATATGCAGGAGCAATACCCGACGCGATGATAAAAGGCACGGAAACGGTAGATAGCAGGCTTGGCACTGCCCTGGACGTCTTTAATGATATCCATACAGACAAGCTTACAATGCTGCTTAAGGGCAAGAACATCAAGGAATACGCAAAGAAGGTACTCGATTACATCATCATAGAAAAAGTACCGGAAAGCCGGAATAGATATGGCAGTGTACCGGTAAACCCTAAAGCTGCAAAAGATATCGGAGTTGTGCTTATAGGATGCGATGTTGGTGACAACGGTTCCGACATGGACAAACTGTCATTGTTAGGCAGTGAGATCTACAGCAAATACGGCCTTAAAGTGCTTTTTGCAGTGATAGATGAGGTCATGGCACAGGTCATCTACCGGCTGGTCAAGGTCGCAAAGGAAGAAGGACTCGTGTATCCTGAGACGAGCATTGGAATTACCGGACGTGCCGGCATCAGTGGCGAGAAGGCAAAACTTACATTGAAGTATCTGGACGAACTCAGGCTTCACGATAAGATCGAAGAGAACGTTGTCTTCGTAGATGACGGTCTTGCAAGAGGAGCTGCGGTCATGGCCAGATGCATGAACTCACTGGGAACAACTTTCAACCCGCTTGGCGGCCACCGTGGCGGAAAATGCATCCTTGGACAGCGCATCAAACTTCAGAACAAATGATATGAAGGGCAGGGGAACGATCCTGCCAGTCTTTATTTCTATTTTTTTAGTTTTATTTTTGGCTTTACTTTCAGGTATCTGTTTCAACCTCTGCTTTTTCATCCTTCAATCTTTAGCTGAAGCCAGTTTCCGTTTTATGGCAGCATCTATCGCTTGCTTGTGCATCTCCGAAGATTCATGTATACCCCCCATGTTCCCCCTGACCGCCCGGCAGGGATACTGAGAAACGATAAGACCTGCCTTTGGACCGGCTTCTTCTATAGGAGTGCCTACCAGAGCCTCTGCCATATGCCAGGTACTGCCACACGGGGCCCCTCGTATCACATTCACTTTTGCGATCTTTCCATCCTTTACTTCAACATCGAGTATCGGATTTCCAAAGAAGCAGGTGAAATCATCGGTAGCAGGGTCAGAGGCTACATTGCAGCAGATCTCATCGACCTCTATGAAAATGCCATACTCTTTTGATATAGCTTCCAGTTCCTTAACAGGTGCCTTTGAAGCACCCCCTGGGACTATCAGGGCACGCACACCGGCCTTGCCTGCCATGCGGGCTATCTGGGGCGTAATATCAGGATGAAGGGAATAAGTGATTATGATGTCAGCATCGAATACCTTCGTATCAAAGTCCAGCCCGGCAAAGAACTCCTCGGGCTCATCTATGAAATCCGGAAGATAAGCGGGAAGCTCTGCCACAATCACTTCCATATCTGTCTTCGAGCGCACGGTATCGACAAGCCTTGACCCATATTTTCCGCGCAGTATAACTCCTATTTTTGTCATTTTCACTACCTGTTGTGATATTATTGAAATAGCGGTATATTAATATTGTTTACTGTTCAACCTTAGTATTACTGCTAAAATATTAAGGTGATATAAATGGAAGATATCGACCAGTCAATGGTATATTTCAGATGTAATGTGTGTGATTTCGTATTTCAGGCAGATCCGAACTTCTTCCCTATAAAATGTCCCCAGTGCGGTAGTGAAGATACTTCCAGGACATAAGGTTATAAGAACAGAAGATCGATGGACATACAATTAAAGGAAATAAGGTCGAAGGATATAAAGTTAATAGAACCGAAGGACATTTGACAATCATGAAAGGAAAGCTCATAACACTGGAAGGTATCGACGGATCCGGTAAATCCACCATTACCCGTTTTTTGAACTCACATCCTTCCTTTTCCAATGCCGTGTTCACAAGGGAACCTACCACAAGCTGGATAGGTGACGCTGTCTACAAAGCTATTGAATCCAATACAGATCACCTTGCAGAGCTGATGCTTTTCACCGCAGACCATGCAAACCATATTGCAACTCTGATACGTCCGGCACTTGAAGAAGGAAAGATAGTAATTTCAGACAGGTATTCGGACAGCAGATATGCATATCAGGGCGTTACACTCAAAGACAAGTTCGATGCGCCTATGGAATGGGTGCAGCAGATCCATAAGGACTGGACAGTAGTCCCTGACCTTACGATCCTTTTTGACATTGACCCGGAAATTGCAGTCCAGCGTTGTGGTAAAAGAGGGGAACAGACAAAGTTCGAGAAGATCGAGCTCTTAAATGGAGTAAGAAAAAATTACCGTCGACTTGCAGAGAAAGAACCGGAAAGGTTCGTCATAATAGATACCGACCGGAACCTTAAAGAAATAGAGAACGATGTGTTGCAGGCAATCACATCGATCATGGAAAGTTAAAGACCGTTCGCATCTGCGAACTTTATGAGGGTCTCACCAAGCTCACGTGCGTATTTCGGATTTATGTTAAAGCGGCTCCTTTTCTGACCGCTTCTTTCCTTTGCGACCTCAACATATTCACTGTCATACTTTTCACTTTTTGCAAGGGTCATGGTAAGATACCAGCCGCCTGCCATCTTGATCTCCATGTACTCTTCGCCTTCAGAAACATTCGTATTAACTTCTGCTGTGTTATCTTCTGCCATATTATCACCAGATATGTAATTTTCAGTTTTTATCTGTTTATTGTAAGTTTAGTTATAAATTTGTAATTTTATTGTAACATTGTAACAGGGATAGAGCCATTGTGTAAAGCTGTAGCCACCAATGCGCCTTTGATACCTATATCCTCAAGCTGTTCGATGTCTTCTAAGCCCCTTACGCCTCCACCGAGAAGAACGTCGTGTTCACAAACATCTGCTATCAGACTTAAAAATTGTGCATCAAACCCCGCCGACGTTCCCACCATATCCATGTCAAGAAATATGACATCATTGATATCAAGGCCGTTGACCATCTCAACTATCTCAAGTGGATCTTTAGGCATAGAAGGGTCTGAAGAGAGGATCACACCATCCTTTTTATCGATACTGACATTTACCCTGGAAGGGTATTGTGAAGCTACCTTCGATATCGTGTCAAGTGAAGCTGTCTCGGTCCCCAGTACGGGATGGTCTGCAAGGTCTATTACAGACATAATGTCCTCAAAAGAGGAAATTCCCGCATCCAGCATGACATTTGTCTGGTCTGAAACAGCCCTGATAACATCGAAGTTGATATCCGGTGCACCCTGACCCTGAAGACGGTTAAGGTCTGCAATATACACTTCTGCCGGCCTGAGACTGCGAACGATCTCCACAGGGTCCGATGTTGTGCATAGCATACTGGACTCATGTACCGGCCGGTACCTGCGACGGTCCCCGCCCTGTGCATGAACAGCATTATGATTATATACATCAAATACAAAGACGATTCGAAACATATTTAATCGATACTTTAGTTCATCCTATAAAAAAGAGGCCAATATATGAAATTACTCGTAAGTCCCATTAACACTGAAGAAGCGATATCCGCACTCAATGGCGGAGCAGATGTAATTGATATCAAAAACCCAAAAGAAGGCTCATTAGGTGCAAATTTCCCATGGGTCATCAGAGATGTGAAAGAGGCAGTTGAGGGTAAAAAACCTATCAGTGCCGCACTCGGTGACTTTAATTTCAAGCCCGGCACCGCAGCACTCGCCGCATACGGGGCTGCATCTGCAGGTGCGGACTATGTGAAGATCGGTCTCTACGACGTAAAGACCGAAGATCAGGCACTTGAAATGATGACCGGTATTGCCGAATCTTTAAAGGGAATGAACGTTAAGGTCGTTGCCTGTGGATATTCCGATTATGAGCGTATCGACTCCATCGATCCGAAACTGCTCCCTGCTATTGGAGAGAAAGCAGGTGTGGACCTTGTTATGGTCGACACTGGTGTCAAGGACGGTCGCTCCACCTTCGAGTTCATGAGCGAAGAGGACCTTGTTGATTTCGTTAACGATGCACATGCACGCGGACTTGAGACTGCGATCGCAGGAACCATCAAATTCGATGACATACCAGCATTAAAACGCATCCAGCCTACCATCATTGGTGTGCGCGGCATAGTCTGTGGCGGAGACCGCAGCACCACCATCAAACAGGAACTTGTTGAGAAATTAAAGAGTGAGATCTGATAGGTCTCACACTATTTTTCTTTTGCAGAAGCTCTTCTGCATCATCTTTTATTTATACTATTACTGTAGATTTTACTCTGTAGTGAATTTTGCAGATATTGCCTCTGGCACTGCCTTTCCTTCGATACTTCCCTACAGGTGACCGATATGTCCGAAGACCTTATTGTTCGTGTTGCAGAAGCAAACCATCGTGATGCAGGCAGAGGCATCGCCCGGCTTGCCAATGCCCTTATGCAAAGAATTGGTGCAGTAAGCGGGGACATCATCGAGATCAAGAGCAAAAAAAGGACCTATGCGAGGGTTCTCCCAGCAAACATTGATGATGACGGGAAAAATATCATCCGCATCGACGGCAATCTGAGAAGCAATGCAAAGGTTGGAATCGATGATCAGGTAACTATCAGGAGAGTTATTGAAAAGGAAGCTGAAAGAATAACTCTTGCACCCACCCGGGCCTTCCCGCAGGAAAGACTTTCACGCTCAATACACCGTAATCTGGAAGGACGACCACTGGAAAGAGGACAGCGTATCAGGATAGAGACAGTTAACAATCCTCTTACCTTTATTGTCAAGTCTACAGTACCACCGGGCCCCGTTGTTGTGGCGCGTACCACTCACATCGTAATGGACAAGCCAACTGCTGAAACAGATATCAGCGAGGGAGTTTCCTACGAGGATATCGGCGGCCTGAAACGGGAACTGGGACTGATGCGCGAGATGATAGAACTTCCTCTGCGCCATCCGGAACTTTTTGACAAGCTAGGTGTTGATCCTCCAAAAGGGGTACTGCTCTACGGCCCTCCCGGCACAGGCAAGACCATGATAGCAAAAGCTGTTGCCAGTGAGAGTGAAGCGAACTTCATTCCGATCAGCGGACCTGAGATCATATCCAAATACTATGGGGAGAGTGAGCAGAAGCTCCGCGAGATATTCGAAAGCGCAGAAAAAGAAGGTCCATCCATAATCTTTATCGACGAGATAGATTCCATCGCACCAAAACGTGACGACGTTGTCGGAGAAGTAGAACGAAGAGTTGTCGCCCAACTGCTCTCACTTATGGACGGATTGAAGAGCAGAGGAAAAGTTATAGTTATAGCGGCTACAAACCGCCCGAACTCCATTGACCAGGCATTGCGCCGCGGCGGGCGGTTCGACCGTGAGATCGAGATAGGGATCCCGGACAGGGGCGGTCGACTGCAAGTACTCTACGTCCATACCCGTGGAATGCCCATCGAAAAAAGCATGCGTCTTGATATGATCGCTGATATGACCCACGGTTTCGTAGGAGCTGACCTGTCATCCCTATGTAAAGAAGCAGCAATGCATGCCCTTCGCAGGATGCTACCCCTGATAAGTATAGAAGAGGAGATCCCACCTGAGATAATGGAACAGCTAGAGGTTACTGAATCTGACTTTATCGAAGCGCATCGGAACATCGAACCATCTGCACTGCGGGAAGTGTTCGTAGAGGTCCCGCATGTCATGTGGGATGACATCGGTGGATTGGAACAGGCAAAACAGGAACTGATCGAGGCTGTGGAATGGCCTCTGAAATACCCGGACATATTCGAAAGCCTGAACACCAGCCCGCCAAGAGGAATACTGCTTTTTGGACCACCGGGAACCGGAAAGACACTTCTTGCAAAGGCTGTTGCAAACGAAAGTGAGGCTAATTTCATAAGTATCAAGGGACCAGAACTTCTCAGCAAGTACGTGGGAGAATCCGAGAAAGCGGTCCGGGAAACATTCAGAAAAGCAAAACAGGCAGCTCCAACAGTTATTTTCTTTGATGAGCTTGACTCCATGGTCCCAAAGCGAGGAATGGGTCTTGAGTCACAGGCAACTGAACGTGTTGTTAGCCAGATACTTACTGAGATCGATGGTATAGAGGAGATGAAGGACATTGTGGTCGTTGCTGCCACCAACCGTCCGGACATTATCGATCCTGCACTTTTAAGACCCGGTCGTTTTGACAGGCTCATCTATGTAAAAGCACCTGAAAGGGAAGAACGTATCAAGATATTCAACATCCATCTTGCCGGCAAGCCCCTCTCAGATGACATTAGCCCTTCCGAGCTTGCTGATATGTCACAAGGTTATGTTGGTGCCGATATCGAAGCAGTTTGCAGGGAAGCTGCAATGATGGCATTGAGAGAGAACATCAAACCGAAAATGACAAAGGAAGAAATTTATGAAGCAGCCAGAAGGATAGTGCTTCAGACATCACATTTCAGGAAAGCAATATCGCGCGTCAGGCCCTCTACATCAAATCGTGAGATGGAGATGTATGTCGAAACTGCCTGCATGTTCTCAAGATCAGAAGATGAAGAAAATAGAGACTGAGGGAAAAGAGAATAAGAGTCTAAATA
Proteins encoded in this region:
- a CDS encoding methanogenesis marker 14 protein, which codes for MSHKPRFAANPGVRLLDLKSSSKPFFIVASVEVGNTTTKCILTATNMDEGKTYHVTKTVKMTRDVRPPKANETVFGKTLNGVELTRESVSELVSETLLEAVKSAHLDIETDISFVVRSTGVVAGFDAPEEVGEFIKALADGCLIAGVPPKHMTPPMSVDNLPEKFQKHSKLDKVFFDGAVASVLPPTGATGVEIVANEMEGELATAGIKEGAKWVDVDFRNPCMSMDFGTTLDGRIISPDKPYAKTIGNFCGYAGAIPDAMIKGTETVDSRLGTALDVFNDIHTDKLTMLLKGKNIKEYAKKVLDYIIIEKVPESRNRYGSVPVNPKAAKDIGVVLIGCDVGDNGSDMDKLSLLGSEIYSKYGLKVLFAVIDEVMAQVIYRLVKVAKEEGLVYPETSIGITGRAGISGEKAKLTLKYLDELRLHDKIEENVVFVDDGLARGAAVMARCMNSLGTTFNPLGGHRGGKCILGQRIKLQNK
- a CDS encoding DUF166 domain-containing protein, giving the protein MTKIGVILRGKYGSRLVDTVRSKTDMEVIVAELPAYLPDFIDEPEEFFAGLDFDTKVFDADIIITYSLHPDITPQIARMAGKAGVRALIVPGGASKAPVKELEAISKEYGIFIEVDEICCNVASDPATDDFTCFFGNPILDVEVKDGKIAKVNVIRGAPCGSTWHMAEALVGTPIEEAGPKAGLIVSQYPCRAVRGNMGGIHESSEMHKQAIDAAIKRKLASAKD
- the tmk gene encoding dTMP kinase, which encodes MKGKLITLEGIDGSGKSTITRFLNSHPSFSNAVFTREPTTSWIGDAVYKAIESNTDHLAELMLFTADHANHIATLIRPALEEGKIVISDRYSDSRYAYQGVTLKDKFDAPMEWVQQIHKDWTVVPDLTILFDIDPEIAVQRCGKRGEQTKFEKIELLNGVRKNYRRLAEKEPERFVIIDTDRNLKEIENDVLQAITSIMES
- a CDS encoding HisA/HisF-related TIM barrel protein, whose translation is MFRIVFVFDVYNHNAVHAQGGDRRRYRPVHESSMLCTTSDPVEIVRSLRPAEVYIADLNRLQGQGAPDINFDVIRAVSDQTNVMLDAGISSFEDIMSVIDLADHPVLGTETASLDTISKVASQYPSRVNVSIDKKDGVILSSDPSMPKDPLEIVEMVNGLDINDVIFLDMDMVGTSAGFDAQFLSLIADVCEHDVLLGGGVRGLEDIEQLEDIGIKGALVATALHNGSIPVTMLQ
- a CDS encoding (5-formylfuran-3-yl)methyl phosphate synthase; the protein is MKLLVSPINTEEAISALNGGADVIDIKNPKEGSLGANFPWVIRDVKEAVEGKKPISAALGDFNFKPGTAALAAYGAASAGADYVKIGLYDVKTEDQALEMMTGIAESLKGMNVKVVACGYSDYERIDSIDPKLLPAIGEKAGVDLVMVDTGVKDGRSTFEFMSEEDLVDFVNDAHARGLETAIAGTIKFDDIPALKRIQPTIIGVRGIVCGGDRSTTIKQELVEKLKSEI
- a CDS encoding CDC48 family AAA ATPase, with amino-acid sequence MSEDLIVRVAEANHRDAGRGIARLANALMQRIGAVSGDIIEIKSKKRTYARVLPANIDDDGKNIIRIDGNLRSNAKVGIDDQVTIRRVIEKEAERITLAPTRAFPQERLSRSIHRNLEGRPLERGQRIRIETVNNPLTFIVKSTVPPGPVVVARTTHIVMDKPTAETDISEGVSYEDIGGLKRELGLMREMIELPLRHPELFDKLGVDPPKGVLLYGPPGTGKTMIAKAVASESEANFIPISGPEIISKYYGESEQKLREIFESAEKEGPSIIFIDEIDSIAPKRDDVVGEVERRVVAQLLSLMDGLKSRGKVIVIAATNRPNSIDQALRRGGRFDREIEIGIPDRGGRLQVLYVHTRGMPIEKSMRLDMIADMTHGFVGADLSSLCKEAAMHALRRMLPLISIEEEIPPEIMEQLEVTESDFIEAHRNIEPSALREVFVEVPHVMWDDIGGLEQAKQELIEAVEWPLKYPDIFESLNTSPPRGILLFGPPGTGKTLLAKAVANESEANFISIKGPELLSKYVGESEKAVRETFRKAKQAAPTVIFFDELDSMVPKRGMGLESQATERVVSQILTEIDGIEEMKDIVVVAATNRPDIIDPALLRPGRFDRLIYVKAPEREERIKIFNIHLAGKPLSDDISPSELADMSQGYVGADIEAVCREAAMMALRENIKPKMTKEEIYEAARRIVLQTSHFRKAISRVRPSTSNREMEMYVETACMFSRSEDEENRD